The Prosthecochloris marina genome window below encodes:
- a CDS encoding D-sedoheptulose-7-phosphate isomerase: MKGKSQEFGGCCVSDKSMEDLARSSLLVSASLKQKVAETQSSAIVAMSRVISDSFKNGGKLLLCGNGGSAADAQHLATELTIRYRSSVSRKALPAIALSTDTSALTAGANDLGYDQVFARLVEAYGEEGDVIIGISTSGNSRNVYNALERGRSYGLHTLALLGGNGGCIKNIADLAVIVPYAEAADRIQECHIAIGHVIVDCIERIMGYCG, translated from the coding sequence ATGAAGGGAAAATCCCAGGAGTTCGGCGGTTGTTGTGTTTCGGATAAATCAATGGAGGATCTTGCACGTTCATCCCTGTTAGTCAGTGCAAGTCTCAAGCAAAAGGTTGCCGAAACGCAGAGTTCAGCGATTGTGGCCATGTCTCGTGTTATTTCCGATTCTTTCAAAAATGGCGGCAAGCTCTTGCTTTGCGGAAATGGAGGAAGTGCTGCCGATGCGCAACATCTCGCAACCGAGCTGACCATCCGTTACAGAAGCAGTGTTTCCAGAAAGGCTTTGCCGGCAATCGCCCTTTCAACGGATACATCAGCCCTTACCGCAGGAGCGAACGACCTTGGTTACGATCAGGTTTTTGCACGCCTGGTTGAGGCATACGGTGAGGAAGGGGATGTAATCATCGGAATTTCTACCAGTGGCAACAGCAGGAATGTGTACAATGCACTTGAGCGAGGACGTTCATATGGACTTCATACTCTAGCCTTGCTCGGCGGAAATGGGGGATGCATCAAAAATATTGCCGACCTTGCAGTTATTGTGCCTTATGCAGAAGCGGCAGACCGGATACAGGAATGCCATATTGCTATCGGGCACGTTATTGTCGACTGTATTGAACGAATCATGGGGTATTGTGGATAA
- a CDS encoding PAS domain-containing hybrid sensor histidine kinase/response regulator: MHRLVEHMPLPLSTFDSEGRLLSANNAFADLLSIPRKMLVGKTVWEIMPRREALLLKKGFESVSKNKKNITIEEYTPSTGKKRYYRLILFSIPLSAEKDELFGLLSIDISEQKQSREKLREHKERIEAIFKAVQSGIVLVDAKSHRILDVNPAACKIIGLSHEEIAGKTCCKFICSYEHDSCPFIDMIPPADNEELMTDSEQQLIQAGGKKLTILKTVKYITIEGQEYLLESFVDISEQKRQQTQLKRMYSKLKKLNTNLEEEIAFANRMAIEAETANIAKSEFLANMSHEIRTPLNGITGMVSLLLDTGLTSKQQEYADTLQQSSDILLDIINKVLEYTSLETSRVKASTVVFNLKDLLLRITEIIKLKAQDKKLHFSKRISHDVPERITGDPEYLKQILVNLGNNAVKFTPKGSIYFTAAKVSGRTNRNPLLYFSFQDTGIGITEEMQDSIFKEFTQADSSFTRKYGGIGLGLTISKRLVDLMGGEIGLRSMPEKGSEFWFTIPFSDNESHPLSSTAKFHSGLSFFSEKTEQSIAHESSAETEPVILVVEDNLINQRVVIELLKKMGYSADIANNGAEAIKALELKDYNLIFMDIQMPEMDGLEATRIIRSSSLDRVDPCIPIVAMTAHTLQEDRDMCFKAGMNDFISKPLSSETLSAPLQRWLSKKASKEK, encoded by the coding sequence ATGCACAGACTCGTAGAGCATATGCCCTTGCCATTAAGCACTTTTGACAGTGAGGGCCGCTTACTATCAGCAAACAATGCATTCGCTGACCTTTTGTCGATTCCCAGAAAAATGCTTGTCGGAAAAACAGTGTGGGAGATAATGCCCCGAAGAGAAGCACTACTGCTGAAAAAGGGTTTCGAAAGTGTTTCCAAAAACAAGAAAAACATCACTATCGAGGAATACACTCCTTCTACAGGGAAAAAACGCTATTACCGACTGATTCTGTTTTCTATCCCCCTTTCCGCAGAAAAAGATGAGTTATTCGGGTTGTTGAGTATCGATATAAGCGAACAAAAACAGAGTCGTGAAAAGCTTCGTGAGCACAAAGAGCGCATCGAAGCCATTTTCAAGGCAGTTCAATCCGGTATCGTGCTTGTTGATGCAAAATCACACCGGATACTCGATGTCAATCCAGCCGCATGCAAGATCATCGGTCTTTCACATGAAGAGATAGCAGGAAAAACCTGTTGCAAGTTCATCTGCTCCTACGAACATGACAGCTGCCCTTTTATAGATATGATTCCACCTGCCGACAATGAAGAATTAATGACCGATTCAGAACAACAACTCATTCAAGCAGGAGGCAAAAAGTTAACCATCCTCAAAACGGTAAAGTACATCACAATCGAAGGCCAAGAGTACCTGCTTGAAAGTTTTGTCGATATTTCAGAGCAAAAACGGCAGCAGACTCAACTGAAAAGGATGTATTCCAAGCTGAAAAAACTCAACACCAACCTCGAGGAAGAAATTGCTTTTGCCAACAGAATGGCAATAGAAGCAGAAACCGCGAACATCGCAAAATCAGAGTTCCTCGCCAATATGAGTCACGAAATCCGCACCCCTCTCAATGGCATAACCGGTATGGTCAGCCTGCTGCTCGACACCGGCTTGACCTCCAAACAGCAAGAATATGCCGATACACTCCAGCAAAGCTCCGATATACTGCTTGACATCATCAACAAAGTACTCGAGTACACAAGCCTTGAAACAAGCCGGGTAAAAGCAAGCACTGTGGTATTTAATCTTAAAGATCTTCTCCTGAGAATTACCGAAATCATTAAACTCAAGGCACAAGACAAAAAACTGCATTTCAGCAAACGCATCAGCCACGACGTCCCCGAGCGTATCACCGGTGACCCGGAATATCTCAAACAAATCCTTGTCAATCTTGGTAACAACGCAGTGAAGTTCACACCGAAAGGCAGCATCTATTTCACAGCAGCTAAAGTTTCGGGAAGAACAAACAGAAACCCCTTGCTTTATTTTTCTTTTCAGGACACCGGCATAGGTATTACCGAAGAGATGCAGGACTCGATCTTCAAAGAATTCACTCAGGCCGACTCATCCTTCACCCGGAAATATGGGGGTATAGGCCTTGGCCTGACAATATCAAAACGGCTGGTAGACCTTATGGGTGGAGAAATAGGCCTTAGAAGTATGCCGGAAAAAGGATCCGAATTCTGGTTTACCATCCCGTTTTCCGACAATGAAAGCCACCCCTTATCATCGACGGCAAAATTTCACTCTGGTTTATCGTTCTTTTCCGAAAAAACAGAACAGTCAATTGCTCACGAGTCAAGTGCCGAAACAGAACCAGTGATACTCGTTGTAGAAGATAATCTCATCAACCAGCGAGTAGTCATCGAACTGCTAAAAAAAATGGGATATTCGGCGGATATTGCAAACAACGGTGCCGAAGCCATAAAAGCCCTGGAGCTGAAAGACTATAATCTGATCTTCATGGATATCCAGATGCCTGAAATGGACGGACTTGAGGCCACCCGAATCATCAGATCCTCATCGCTCGATCGTGTGGATCCATGTATCCCGATCGTAGCCATGACCGCTCATACCCTCCAAGAAGATCGAGATATGTGTTTCAAAGCCGGTATGAACGACTTTATAAGCAAACCCCTCTCGTCCGAAACCCTTTCCGCTCCATTACAGCGTTGGCTGTCGAAAAAGGCCTCAAAAGAAAAGTGA
- a CDS encoding cysteine hydrolase family protein — translation MFSIIDHTEPDFSRAALLTIDVQRDFVLPGAQAEIVGSEDVVPGIMKLLGAFREAGKPVIHIVRLYQPDGSNVDLCRRELVRSGKSIVLPGSEGAELLTELLPEPDVKLDCSLLLAGGIQEIGSDEVVIYKPRWGAFFQTSLEQHLAGLEVNTVVISGCNFPNCP, via the coding sequence ATGTTCTCGATCATAGATCATACCGAACCGGATTTCAGCCGTGCAGCTTTATTGACCATAGACGTTCAGCGTGATTTTGTTTTGCCTGGTGCTCAAGCTGAGATTGTCGGGTCGGAGGATGTTGTGCCAGGTATCATGAAACTTCTCGGAGCGTTCCGTGAGGCTGGCAAGCCTGTTATCCATATCGTTCGACTGTACCAGCCCGACGGTTCCAATGTCGATCTCTGCCGTCGGGAGCTGGTCAGGAGTGGGAAGAGCATTGTGTTGCCCGGATCGGAAGGAGCTGAACTTCTCACTGAATTGCTTCCCGAGCCTGATGTGAAGCTCGACTGTTCATTATTGCTGGCTGGCGGAATTCAAGAGATTGGCAGCGATGAAGTGGTTATCTATAAGCCACGATGGGGAGCTTTTTTTCAGACGTCTCTGGAACAACATCTTGCAGGTTTGGAAGTGAATACGGTAGTTATCAGTGGCTGCAACTTTCCTAACTGTCCTTGA
- a CDS encoding ion transporter — MVPSKTFKEKLAHIIFEYDTIPARLFDLFLIAAIIVSVFVVMLDSVSGIHAVYGGFFYALEWFFTILFTVEYGMRLYVASNRPRYIRSFFGIIDLLSILPTYFSIFFPGTQYLLVIRFFRVLRIFRLLKLVKFVKEGEYVKTAMVASSRKILFFLFFVLVTVSIIGALMYLIEGEEHGFHSIPEGVYWAIVTITTVGYGDISPQTVPGRALAAMLMIIGYSIIAVPTGIVSAEMASMNEQIHADLSKMDKCCKTVGHDDDAKFCKVCGKPLD; from the coding sequence ATGGTCCCATCGAAAACGTTCAAAGAAAAGCTTGCACATATCATTTTCGAGTATGACACCATTCCGGCACGATTATTCGATCTTTTCCTGATAGCGGCGATCATTGTGAGCGTGTTTGTTGTCATGCTGGACAGTGTATCGGGCATTCACGCTGTTTACGGAGGTTTTTTTTATGCTCTTGAATGGTTTTTTACCATCCTTTTCACCGTTGAGTACGGCATGCGCCTGTATGTCGCAAGCAACAGGCCCCGTTATATCAGAAGTTTTTTCGGGATTATCGACCTTCTTTCTATCCTGCCAACCTATTTCAGTATTTTTTTTCCGGGCACACAATATCTGCTTGTTATCAGGTTTTTCAGGGTACTGAGAATTTTCAGGCTGCTCAAGCTTGTGAAGTTTGTCAAAGAGGGGGAGTATGTCAAGACCGCAATGGTTGCCTCGAGCCGCAAAATTCTGTTTTTTCTTTTTTTTGTACTCGTCACGGTCAGCATCATTGGAGCGCTCATGTATCTGATCGAGGGTGAGGAGCATGGTTTCCACAGCATTCCGGAAGGCGTTTACTGGGCGATTGTAACCATAACGACCGTGGGGTATGGTGACATATCACCCCAGACCGTTCCAGGAAGAGCCCTTGCGGCGATGTTGATGATTATCGGGTACAGCATCATCGCTGTTCCGACGGGGATCGTATCGGCTGAAATGGCATCCATGAACGAGCAGATACATGCCGATCTTTCAAAGATGGATAAATGCTGTAAAACTGTTGGCCATGACGATGATGCCAAATTCTGCAAAGTGTGTGGCAAACCTCTCGATTGA
- the ribE gene encoding 6,7-dimethyl-8-ribityllumazine synthase, whose protein sequence is MTIKTIEGTLDAKNTSFALVVSRFNDFIGQKLVEGAVDCILRHGGAEENIEIYKCPGAFELPAAAKKAAVSGRYDAVITLGAIIRGATSHYDVIAAEATKGIAQAGLETMIPITFGVLTTDNLEQAIERAGTKAGNKGFDAALAAIEMVNLYRQV, encoded by the coding sequence ATGACCATTAAAACAATAGAGGGAACGCTCGATGCAAAAAATACCAGCTTCGCGTTGGTGGTTTCCCGCTTTAACGACTTTATCGGCCAGAAACTTGTAGAAGGTGCGGTCGACTGCATTCTCCGCCATGGAGGTGCTGAAGAAAATATTGAGATATACAAATGCCCCGGAGCCTTCGAGCTGCCAGCAGCAGCTAAAAAAGCAGCTGTGTCTGGCCGATACGATGCCGTTATAACCCTTGGTGCGATTATCAGGGGAGCAACTTCTCATTATGATGTGATTGCGGCCGAGGCAACGAAAGGTATTGCTCAGGCAGGTCTTGAAACCATGATTCCTATCACATTCGGTGTTTTAACTACCGACAATCTTGAACAGGCGATCGAACGGGCAGGAACCAAGGCAGGTAACAAGGGGTTTGATGCTGCGCTTGCGGCAATTGAAATGGTGAACCTCTACCGGCAGGTGTAA
- a CDS encoding lysophospholipid acyltransferase family protein yields MTLQTLLFFLVVIPVMFFGLLIALAVNLIDPSGDRFHRMAAWWGRFCARLMGISIEITGEKHYDPNANYLIVSNHAGMADIPLILGSIHLNMRFVAKEELGKIPVFGWVLKQAGYVLIKRGQNKEALKSLLKASEVLKSGRSVHIFPEGTRSETGEIKPFKRGAFMIAQKANAPILPVTIIGSNRITPKKSLRISKAKIQLIIGKPIETKEKNAQELQDITYTTITSAMKRHKTAA; encoded by the coding sequence ATGACTCTCCAGACACTGCTTTTTTTCCTGGTCGTTATACCGGTAATGTTTTTCGGATTATTGATCGCGCTTGCCGTCAACCTGATCGACCCGTCCGGCGACCGGTTCCACCGGATGGCTGCATGGTGGGGCCGCTTCTGTGCCCGGCTCATGGGAATCAGTATCGAGATAACCGGAGAGAAGCATTATGACCCAAACGCAAACTATTTGATCGTAAGCAATCATGCAGGTATGGCCGACATCCCTCTCATACTTGGCTCCATACATCTCAACATGCGGTTTGTAGCCAAGGAGGAACTGGGCAAAATTCCGGTGTTCGGCTGGGTACTTAAACAGGCAGGCTACGTCCTGATCAAGCGAGGACAAAACAAGGAAGCCTTGAAAAGCCTGTTGAAGGCTTCAGAAGTTCTGAAAAGCGGACGCTCTGTGCATATCTTCCCTGAGGGCACCAGATCGGAAACAGGAGAAATCAAGCCTTTCAAGCGAGGTGCCTTCATGATCGCCCAAAAAGCCAATGCCCCCATTCTTCCGGTAACGATTATCGGCAGTAACCGTATTACACCGAAAAAAAGCCTCAGAATAAGCAAAGCCAAAATACAGCTCATTATCGGTAAGCCTATTGAAACCAAAGAAAAAAACGCTCAGGAACTACAAGACATAACCTATACAACCATTACCAGCGCCATGAAACGCCACAAAACTGCAGCATAG
- a CDS encoding universal stress protein translates to MKKILVPTDFSDQASYAFEAAISIARKSGSAQVHLFHVIEVPDYPEITDIIAYRTLGSTNVLEEIEKKLEQTAESELCKDIEVTYSVDFDTPYEKISRKATNGQFDLIVIGSHGRQGINRFLIGSTTEKVIQHANCLVLTIKEPVSWFSPSNIVFGSNFYGEIAEGFGTLQDFAALYDATLHLLKINTRSHFETSRYSRQLMETFAEEQKLSNYTINIYNDDSEEEGILHFARDMQADLICIPTHGKTGLAHLISGSIAESVSEHAYRPVLTYKIKPPKIKFGVIGPFRK, encoded by the coding sequence ATGAAAAAGATCCTTGTTCCGACGGACTTTTCCGACCAGGCCTCCTATGCTTTCGAGGCAGCCATCAGCATAGCACGTAAAAGCGGAAGTGCGCAAGTGCACCTTTTCCATGTCATAGAAGTGCCCGACTACCCGGAAATCACGGACATCATTGCATATCGGACCCTTGGCAGCACAAACGTTCTTGAAGAAATCGAGAAAAAGCTCGAGCAAACCGCCGAATCCGAACTGTGTAAAGATATCGAGGTAACCTATTCAGTGGATTTCGACACACCGTATGAAAAAATCTCACGCAAAGCGACCAATGGGCAATTTGATCTTATCGTTATCGGCTCTCATGGCAGACAAGGCATCAACAGGTTTCTTATCGGTTCGACGACAGAAAAAGTTATCCAGCATGCCAACTGCCTTGTCCTTACGATCAAAGAACCTGTTTCCTGGTTTTCCCCTTCAAACATTGTGTTCGGCTCGAATTTCTACGGAGAAATCGCTGAAGGATTCGGCACTTTGCAGGATTTTGCAGCACTTTATGACGCTACGCTGCATCTGCTCAAGATCAATACAAGATCACATTTTGAGACTTCGAGGTATAGCAGGCAACTCATGGAAACCTTTGCCGAAGAGCAGAAACTCAGCAACTACACCATCAACATTTACAACGATGACAGCGAGGAAGAAGGGATTCTGCATTTTGCAAGGGATATGCAAGCCGATCTGATCTGCATTCCGACACATGGCAAAACAGGCCTTGCTCATCTTATCAGTGGCAGTATCGCTGAAAGCGTTTCAGAACATGCCTACCGTCCGGTTTTAACCTATAAAATCAAACCGCCGAAAATCAAATTCGGTGTCATTGGTCCTTTCCGAAAATAA